Proteins encoded within one genomic window of Amycolatopsis sp. 2-15:
- a CDS encoding putative bifunctional diguanylate cyclase/phosphodiesterase, with protein MPDSNGRPDAAPAAKQAKGGAVSGTFTEARTDERRFRIYTFAVLGLGLITAFAVGSWLPFHGSAKLWWIGPVLALAFLLAEQLGINVDVRSGISWTISFTEIPLVIGFFVAPFEVVLAAHLVAGIGTLLARKVAGRVLYNAGAFLLEITGAFAVAGLVKQAVGGGEAMPWVAALAGTLTAPLVSTLLALAAVRVLRRRMRVSTAIRLTGRILVVGFVNASVGLSGYLVIANTPQAWPLVLAVFLGLTALYWAYSDLLREQRDMEALSDVSLMVARSGQQAAARPAGRADELVGGVDVREWATIAERIKDQLAAGRVVLRLRLEAKDTMRVVVAGDELPPVDPNADDPLQRLPGAHVRHFRITEANPDVRAALLNRGAQEALVVPLRSANQLLGVVEAHDRLSRWRGFGKYDVQLLGTMASHLATSLDNRRLLATLRHDAYHDPLTGHLNRPGFQQVAKEPLRDFANAVVLRIDLDVFSTVSDALGYSWADRMVIAAGRRIRDALGPDVPLARLEGASFAALLVGCTPENAHAAAERLRVQLSAPYPVDRLSVEANAMIGYATTSTEDGGEPVDVDGLLQRADVAVRATRGGEEVRGYVPSMGQIFLRRFQMVTQFRQSLEDGHVSVHYQPKITLPNRQVQGVEALVRWVHPEFGRLGPDEFVPAIEAAGLIGVLTSFVLEASLKRVRKWLDEGLRISAAVNLSVRNLADEDFPAKVQRELERYDVPPELLTFELTESGVMSDPQKALPILRELHSLGIVLAVDDFGTGYSSLAYLRQLPVDQVKIDKSFVLGMGTDLGDLAVVRSIVELGHSLGLTVVAEGVEEDVARDQLEAMGCDVAQGYLISRPLPEDRLEAWLQARTARSPGRHSETVLTLLT; from the coding sequence TCTGATCACCGCGTTCGCGGTCGGTTCCTGGTTACCTTTTCACGGCTCTGCCAAGCTCTGGTGGATCGGACCAGTGCTGGCGCTCGCGTTCCTGCTCGCCGAACAGCTGGGCATCAACGTCGACGTCCGAAGCGGCATTTCGTGGACGATCTCGTTCACAGAAATTCCGCTGGTAATCGGTTTCTTCGTTGCTCCGTTCGAGGTCGTGCTGGCCGCGCACCTGGTCGCGGGCATCGGCACGCTGCTGGCCCGCAAGGTCGCCGGGCGCGTCCTTTACAACGCCGGCGCGTTCCTGCTCGAGATCACGGGCGCGTTCGCCGTCGCCGGTCTCGTGAAGCAGGCCGTGGGCGGCGGCGAGGCCATGCCGTGGGTCGCCGCGCTGGCGGGCACGCTCACCGCGCCGCTGGTCAGCACGTTGCTGGCGCTGGCCGCCGTGCGCGTGCTGCGCCGTCGCATGCGCGTGAGCACCGCCATCCGCCTCACCGGCCGCATCCTCGTGGTGGGCTTCGTGAACGCGTCGGTGGGCCTGAGCGGCTACCTCGTGATCGCGAACACCCCGCAGGCGTGGCCGTTGGTGCTGGCCGTGTTCCTCGGGCTGACCGCGCTGTACTGGGCCTACTCCGACCTGCTGCGCGAGCAGCGGGACATGGAGGCGCTGTCCGACGTGAGCCTCATGGTCGCGCGCTCGGGCCAGCAGGCGGCCGCGCGTCCGGCCGGGCGCGCCGACGAGCTCGTGGGCGGCGTCGACGTGCGCGAGTGGGCCACGATCGCCGAGCGGATCAAGGACCAGCTGGCCGCCGGCCGCGTCGTGCTGCGGCTGCGACTGGAAGCCAAGGACACCATGCGCGTGGTCGTCGCCGGCGACGAGCTGCCGCCCGTCGACCCGAACGCCGACGACCCGCTGCAGCGCCTGCCCGGCGCCCACGTGCGCCACTTCCGCATCACCGAAGCCAACCCCGACGTCCGCGCGGCGCTGCTCAACCGCGGCGCGCAGGAGGCGCTCGTGGTGCCGCTGCGCAGCGCCAACCAGCTACTCGGCGTCGTCGAGGCCCACGACCGGCTCTCCCGCTGGCGCGGCTTCGGCAAGTACGACGTGCAGCTGCTCGGCACGATGGCCAGCCACCTCGCGACGTCGCTCGACAACCGGCGCCTGCTCGCGACCCTGCGCCACGACGCCTACCACGACCCGCTCACCGGCCACCTCAACCGGCCGGGCTTCCAGCAGGTCGCCAAGGAGCCGCTGCGCGACTTCGCCAACGCCGTGGTGCTGCGCATCGACCTCGACGTGTTCTCCACCGTCAGCGACGCCCTTGGCTACTCGTGGGCCGACCGCATGGTGATCGCCGCCGGCCGCCGGATCCGCGACGCACTGGGCCCGGACGTGCCGCTCGCCCGGCTGGAGGGCGCGTCGTTCGCCGCCCTGCTCGTGGGCTGCACGCCGGAAAACGCCCACGCCGCGGCCGAACGCCTGCGCGTGCAGCTCTCGGCGCCCTACCCCGTCGACCGGCTTTCGGTCGAGGCCAACGCGATGATCGGCTACGCCACCACCTCCACCGAGGACGGCGGCGAGCCCGTGGACGTCGACGGCCTGCTGCAGCGCGCGGACGTCGCCGTCCGCGCCACCCGCGGCGGCGAAGAAGTGCGCGGCTACGTGCCGAGCATGGGTCAGATCTTCCTGCGCCGCTTCCAGATGGTGACGCAGTTCCGGCAGTCGCTGGAGGACGGGCACGTGTCCGTGCACTACCAGCCGAAGATCACGCTGCCGAATCGTCAGGTGCAGGGTGTCGAGGCGCTCGTGCGCTGGGTGCACCCGGAGTTCGGCCGGCTCGGCCCCGACGAGTTCGTGCCCGCCATCGAGGCGGCCGGCCTCATCGGGGTGCTGACGTCGTTCGTGCTGGAGGCGTCGCTCAAGCGCGTGCGCAAGTGGCTCGACGAGGGCCTGCGCATCTCCGCCGCGGTGAACCTGTCCGTGCGCAACCTGGCGGACGAGGACTTCCCGGCGAAGGTCCAGCGCGAGCTGGAGCGCTACGACGTGCCCCCCGAGCTGCTCACGTTCGAGCTCACCGAGTCCGGCGTGATGTCCGACCCGCAGAAGGCCCTGCCGATCCTGCGCGAGCTGCACTCGCTGGGCATCGTGCTGGCCGTGGACGACTTCGGCACGGGCTACTCGTCACTCGCGTACCTGCGGCAGCTGCCGGTGGACCAGGTGAAGATCGACAAGAGCTTCGTGCTCGGCATGGGCACCGACCTCGGCGACCTCGCCGTGGTGCGCTCGATCGTCGAGCTGGGTCACTCGCTGGGCCTCACGGTGGTCGCGGAGGGCGTCGAAGAGGACGTCGCGCGCGACCAGCTGGAGGCGATGGGGTGTGACGTTGCCCAGGGGTACTTGATCTCACGGCCGCTGCCCGAGGACCGGCTGGAGGCCTGGCTGCAGGCCCGTACGGCGCGGTCGCCGGGCCGGCACTCGGAGACGGTCTTGACCCTGCTGACCTGA
- the rpmG gene encoding 50S ribosomal protein L33, with the protein MAATDVRPKITLACEECKHRNYITKKNRRNDPDRLEMKKFCPNCGTHRTHKETR; encoded by the coding sequence GTGGCTGCCACCGACGTGCGACCCAAGATCACGCTGGCGTGCGAGGAGTGCAAGCACCGCAACTACATCACCAAGAAGAACCGGCGCAACGACCCGGACCGCTTGGAGATGAAGAAGTTCTGCCCGAACTGCGGTACGCACCGGACTCACAAAGAGACCCGCTGA